In a genomic window of Artemia franciscana unplaced genomic scaffold, ASM3288406v1 Scaffold_2305, whole genome shotgun sequence:
- the LOC136042878 gene encoding mediator of RNA polymerase II transcription subunit 7-like — translation MTDQQQITTPQNESALPLPPIQYISLYSDENIRRGRSLPPPAIPRDGYQMFGFPMNMDDAVIRPLESQKIRRLHPCNYDHRRELKKLNHSILASFLDLLDILIKCPESPRRQEKLEDITLLFIHMHHLVNEFRPHQARETLRVMLEMQKRQRIETAERFQRHLDQALDVLQQAAQTLPDESQLELMNHLLIPQQDTLRGEEIPKDTDISGCSIKDKLMCDIIDAM, via the exons ATGACTGATCAACAACAAATAACTACTCCTCAGAACGAGAGTGCTCTGCCCTTACCACCGATTCAGTACATTAGTCTTTACAGTGATGAAAACATAAGGAGAGGCAGATCATTACCTCCACCAGCTATACCTAGAGATGGGTATCAAATGTTTGGGTTTCCCATGAACATGGATGATGCTGTTATTAGGCCCTTGGAAAGCCAG AAAATTAGGCGTTTGCACCCTTGTAATTATGATCACAGAAGAGAGTTGAAAAAGTTGAATCACTCAATCTTGGCAAGCTTCCTAGACCTTCTTGACATTCTCATAAAATGCCCGGAGTCACCTAGGAGACAGGAAAAACTTGAAGATATCACATTGCTGTTTATTCATATGCACCATCTAGTGAATGAATTCAGACCTCAtcag GCCCGTGAAACGCTTCGAGTTATGCTAGAGATGCAAAAAAGACAGCGGATTGAAACAGCAGAGCGTTTTCAACGCCATCTAGATCAAGCCTTAGATGTACTCCAACAAGCAGCTCAAACCCTGCCAGATGAATCTCAGTTAGAGTTAATGAACCATCTCTTGATTCCCCAACAAGATACGCTTCGCGGTGAGGAGATTCCCAAGGATACTGATATCAGTGGTTGTAGTATTAAAGATAAACTTATGTGTGATATAATTGATGCTATGTAA